One window of the Lycorma delicatula isolate Av1 chromosome 3, ASM4794821v1, whole genome shotgun sequence genome contains the following:
- the LOC142322338 gene encoding uncharacterized protein LOC142322338: MGRLIILLVTAIIMNSIVISTAEHGTCPGVFSCYNCTAIRLCRPKYGHTGFFDYKTFQCDELTHPFCDPFTGSCVSDPPTKQCFDIKEKLCKTSSPKPAYCTNKTEF; encoded by the coding sequence ataatCATGAATTCGATCGTTATTTCGACTGCAGAACATGGAACTTGTCCCGGAGTATTTTCCTGTTACAACTGTACAGCTATAAGACTTTGTAGACCGAAATATGGTCATACTGGCTTTTTTGACTACAAAACATTCCAATGTGATGAATTAACCCATCCGTTTTGCGACCCGTTTACTGGTTCATGTGTTTCTGATCCTCCAACCAAACAATGttttgatataaaagaaaaattatgtaaaacatcaTCACCAAAACCTGCATATTGcactaataaaactgaattttaa